A region of the Candidatus Hydrogenedentota bacterium genome:
GGGAAGAGGGAAGAGGGAAGAGGGAAGAGGGAAGAGGGAAGAGGGAAGAGGGAAGGGGGAAGAAGGAAGAAGGAAGAAGGAAGAAGGAAGAAGGAAGAAGGAAGAGGGAAGAGGGAATTAATAATTGTGGATGGGCGATGGGGGGCGGTGCATCGGCGGATGTGTCGCAGGGAGAGGAGCGGTACCCCCACTAACCCCCGCAAGCGGTCCCCCCCTAACCCCCGCAAGCGGTCCCCCCACTAACCCCCGCAAGCGGTACCCCCCGACCCCCGCGGAGTGTTACCCCCCCTACCCCCCCGCAAGCGGGGGGGCGTTTGTCGGAGGTGGTCTTCGCCGCGCCGCCTGCGCTCCCAGCGGAGCCGGTCGACCTCGCGGGTTTGGCTTGCGTTGCGACGCTGAAATCATGTCGGATGGCTGGGCTTCCGCTTCGTTGCCGCCGTGCGTGTCGTCGGGGTAGACTATTCCCTACAGGAGTCGCCCCATGAACCCGCATCACTGCAATCGCTTTGAATCCGCCATTGATCGGCGGGATTTTCTTCGGAAGTCGGCCTTTGGCTTTGGCGCGGCGGCGATGGGTTCGCTGCTGGCGCGGGATGCGTCGTCGTCGGCCAATCCCCTTGCGCCGAAGGCACCCCATTTTCCGGCGAAGGCGCAGCGGGTGATTTTTTTGTTCATGACGGGCGGGCCGAGTCACATGGACACGTTTGACCCGAAGCCGGAATTGACGAAGTATGACGGCAAGCCCCTGCCGGAGAGTTTCAATGTGGAGGGGCTGAGTCTTCAGTTCATGAAGGCGGCGGGGGCGACGTTGATGGGTTCGCCTTTTCCTTTTGCGAAGCACGGCGAGTCGGGTCTGGAGGTTTCGGGCCTGTTTCCCGAGCTGGCGCGGGAGGCGGATGAGCTGGCGGTGATTCGCTCGTGTTACCACGAGTCGTTTATTCATGGACCGGCCCTGGGCCTGCTGAACACGGGCTCGACGTTGCTGGGCCATCCGAGTGCGGGGTCGTGGGTGACGTATGGCCTGGGCTGCGCGGCGGACAACCTGCCGGCGTATATGGTGATGACGGACGGGGCCTATCGCGCGGGGGCGGCGGTGAGCTATGGCAGCGGTTTCCTCCCGGCGATTTATCAGGGCACGACGATGCGCGCGGAGGGCACGCCCATTTCCAATCTGAGTCCGCCGAACGGCGCGGCCCAGCAGCGGGCGATGCTGGACGCGCTCCACACGTGGAACGGGCGCTTTCAGGAGGCTCGCCCCGACGATTCGCGCCTTTCCGCCCAGCTTGCGAATTACGAACTGGCCTATCGCATGCAGACGGCGGCGCCGGACCTGATCGATCTCTCCGACGAGCCGGAATACATCCAATCGCTCTATGGACTGGACGAGAAGCCCTCGGCGAAGTTCGGGCGCATGTGCCTGCTGGCGCGGCGCATGGCGGAGCGGGGCGTGCGCTTTATCCAGCTCTACAACAACGACTGGGACGGCCACGACAAGTGCGCGGACAATCACAAGGCGAATGGCGCGAAGATTGACCGGCCCATCGCGGGTTTGATCCGCGATTTACGCCAGCGGGGCATGCTGGACAGCACGCTTATCGTGTGGGCGGGGGAATTCGGGCGCACGCCGGTGATGCAGGGCTCCATGGGCCGGGATCACAATCCTTACGGCTTCAGCGTTTGGATGGCGGGGGGCGGCATCCGCGGTGGCCAGGCCATCGGCGCGACGGACGAACTCGGCTTCCGCGCGGTGGAGCGCAAGGTGCACGTCCACGATCTTCACGCCACCATGCTCGCGGCGCTGGGCTTTGACCACGAGCAACTCACCTACCACTTTGAGGGCCGCGCCCGCCGCCTGACGGACGTCTTCGGCCATGTGGTGGATGAGGTGTTTGCGTAGCCTCAGGCCGAAGCGCCGTCGGTAAGCTTCTTGAAGCGGCCCAGGTCGGCGCGGTATTCGAGCAATTCGCCTTCGCGGAGGTCGAAGTACCAGCCATGAAGGGAGAGTTTGCCCGCGGTGATCCGTTCGTCGATAAAGGGAAAGCTGTGCAGATTTTCGATCGACAGCAGAATCGCGGCCTGTTCGGCGGCCCGTTGCTGAAACGCCGGGTCCTTCTGGCCGAGTTCGTTGATGATCTGTTCCTTGGCCGGCGCGGCGATGGACATCCAGCGGGATATGAAGGTGCCGCCTTTGGCCTCGCAATTGCCGTTCATGAGGGCGTTGATGCCGCCACACTGGGAATGGCCGAGCACGATGACGTGCTCCACCTCCAGGATGCACACGGCGAACTCCAGCGCGGCGCTCACGCCGTGCTGCCCGCCGTCGGCCACATACGGCGGAACCAGATTGGCCACGTTGCGCACCATGAAAATGTCGCCGGGCGCGCTGTTGGTCAGCAGGGCGGGATCGACCCGGGAGTCGGAGCAGCCTATGATCATGGTTTTCGGGCTCTGGCCATGCTTCAGCGGTTCGAAATGATCGCTGTGGGGTCCGAAGTAATCCTTCTGAAACACCCGGAATCCGGTGATGAAGCGCTCTATATCATTCATGGGTCAGCCCTGAATCTGAGGTTGGTGTGGGTCCACCCCGCCTTGGTGGATTGCGCCCATACGCTACTATCCGGCGGTCCGCCGGATCAATACCGAACGTTATAGTTGACAGTTGATAGTCGATAGTTGATAGTTG
Encoded here:
- a CDS encoding carbonic anhydrase, whose protein sequence is MNDIERFITGFRVFQKDYFGPHSDHFEPLKHGQSPKTMIIGCSDSRVDPALLTNSAPGDIFMVRNVANLVPPYVADGGQHGVSAALEFAVCILEVEHVIVLGHSQCGGINALMNGNCEAKGGTFISRWMSIAAPAKEQIINELGQKDPAFQQRAAEQAAILLSIENLHSFPFIDERITAGKLSLHGWYFDLREGELLEYRADLGRFKKLTDGASA
- a CDS encoding DUF1501 domain-containing protein — translated: MNPHHCNRFESAIDRRDFLRKSAFGFGAAAMGSLLARDASSSANPLAPKAPHFPAKAQRVIFLFMTGGPSHMDTFDPKPELTKYDGKPLPESFNVEGLSLQFMKAAGATLMGSPFPFAKHGESGLEVSGLFPELAREADELAVIRSCYHESFIHGPALGLLNTGSTLLGHPSAGSWVTYGLGCAADNLPAYMVMTDGAYRAGAAVSYGSGFLPAIYQGTTMRAEGTPISNLSPPNGAAQQRAMLDALHTWNGRFQEARPDDSRLSAQLANYELAYRMQTAAPDLIDLSDEPEYIQSLYGLDEKPSAKFGRMCLLARRMAERGVRFIQLYNNDWDGHDKCADNHKANGAKIDRPIAGLIRDLRQRGMLDSTLIVWAGEFGRTPVMQGSMGRDHNPYGFSVWMAGGGIRGGQAIGATDELGFRAVERKVHVHDLHATMLAALGFDHEQLTYHFEGRARRLTDVFGHVVDEVFA